A region of Salarchaeum japonicum DNA encodes the following proteins:
- a CDS encoding tyrosine-type recombinase/integrase: MTPRERTNQSLASSFERYLQDKGKGRGGDGGNYRRNAARELERFAEWAAGDRGDDWTGIVPDDVDRQPTFEDLDERVFREYARHLVGDRGLKQNTVQTYYRYISAWCGWCVNEGYLEAHYAQRASAMAPLPEDDGRKPGDQQAWTSEQRHALTRHVDERARDAVEAYTTLSEDIDPIDKQRARYAALKAARDRALVFVLAYTAVRVGELVRDPNDPRRRGVRWEDLSLDDGSMDVYRKKQQWDAASLPDPVISPLRSYRQLMDPPTERWPVFPTFDQRTLAGLVQDDLADRGERPEAITERREEYARDLLLALDEDIRPPSITTDGARSILQRLSEAAEIDIAHPKHDYLAPHGGRRGMGEVLVRAFGYTVAARYLDNSEEMVRERYSHIEAGELGDVATEALSEIDG; this comes from the coding sequence ATGACACCTCGAGAACGCACTAATCAGTCACTCGCGAGTTCCTTCGAGCGCTACCTCCAGGACAAGGGGAAAGGCCGCGGTGGCGACGGCGGGAACTATCGACGAAACGCTGCACGCGAGCTCGAGCGGTTCGCCGAGTGGGCCGCTGGCGACCGCGGCGACGACTGGACCGGGATCGTCCCCGATGACGTCGACCGCCAACCCACCTTCGAAGATCTCGATGAACGCGTCTTCCGGGAGTACGCCCGGCATCTCGTGGGCGATCGGGGACTCAAGCAGAACACGGTACAAACCTATTACCGCTATATCTCTGCCTGGTGTGGCTGGTGCGTCAACGAAGGGTATCTCGAGGCACACTACGCGCAGCGAGCGAGTGCGATGGCGCCGCTGCCAGAGGACGACGGCCGCAAGCCCGGCGACCAGCAGGCCTGGACGTCCGAACAGCGCCACGCCCTCACCCGCCACGTCGACGAACGGGCCCGCGACGCCGTCGAGGCGTACACGACACTTTCGGAGGATATTGACCCCATCGATAAGCAGCGAGCGCGCTACGCGGCGCTGAAGGCGGCTCGTGACCGGGCGCTGGTGTTCGTCCTAGCGTACACCGCCGTCCGCGTCGGCGAACTCGTCCGCGATCCGAACGATCCGCGACGGCGTGGCGTCCGCTGGGAGGATCTCTCCCTCGACGACGGGAGTATGGACGTCTACCGGAAGAAACAGCAATGGGACGCTGCGAGTCTCCCCGACCCGGTGATTTCGCCGCTACGGAGCTATCGCCAGCTGATGGACCCACCGACGGAGCGCTGGCCCGTGTTTCCGACGTTCGACCAACGGACGCTCGCAGGGCTCGTCCAGGATGATCTCGCCGACCGAGGGGAACGCCCAGAAGCAATTACTGAGCGGCGTGAGGAGTACGCTCGCGACCTCCTGCTGGCGCTTGATGAAGATATCCGACCGCCATCGATCACGACGGACGGCGCACGGTCGATTCTCCAACGGCTCTCAGAGGCTGCAGAGATCGACATCGCTCATCCGAAACACGACTATCTCGCGCCCCACGGTGGTCGACGTGGAATGGGCGAGGTGCTAGTCCGGGCGTTCGGGTACACTGTTGCGGCTCGCTATCTCGATAACTCGGAGGAGATGGTTCGGGAGCGATATTCGCACATCGAGGCCGGAGAACTCGGTGACGTTGCAACAGAGGCGCTCTCAGAAATTGATGGGTAA
- a CDS encoding universal stress protein, with translation MPDNILVALDGSPLAERALIYALETFPNATITTIYVINPIDSVIDVEAGGLPVAEDWYDTAQERATEIHTTATDLAADHDIVLATVTEVGKPAREILDYAADNGIDQIVMGSHGRSGLDRTFLGSVAETVTRRAQIPVTIIG, from the coding sequence ATGCCTGACAACATTCTCGTCGCCTTGGACGGCTCCCCGCTTGCCGAGCGTGCACTCATTTACGCACTCGAGACCTTTCCGAACGCCACGATTACCACCATTTACGTCATCAACCCGATCGATTCGGTAATCGATGTAGAGGCCGGTGGCTTGCCAGTCGCAGAGGACTGGTACGATACCGCCCAAGAGCGGGCGACCGAGATTCACACGACTGCGACGGATCTCGCGGCGGACCACGATATTGTGCTTGCTACAGTCACTGAAGTCGGGAAACCAGCGCGTGAGATTCTCGACTACGCTGCCGACAACGGCATCGACCAGATCGTTATGGGGAGCCACGGTCGGTCAGGTCTAGACCGGACGTTCCTCGGAAGTGTTGCCGAGACAGTCACTCGCCGAGCACAGATCCCGGTAACCATCATTGGATGA